Within the Acidimicrobiales bacterium genome, the region ATCATCGCCCGGATCGAGCCCGTCACCGTCGGTGACGTGCGCCGGGCCAAGCTGTACTACCTGCGTGACCGCGTCGGTAAGGCGGCCAAGGTGAAGGAGAAGCGCGCCGTCCGTTGACGGTGCCTTCTGGTGCCGGGCCGGGCGCGCAACGCGACGGTTCGCCCGGCGGTTGGGGAGTGGCCCGAGAGATCCCGCTGCTCGTCGCGGTGGCGGTCGCGGTGGCCGTGCTGGTCAAGACTTTCGTGGCCCAGGCGTTCTACATCCCGTCCGGGTCGATGCTGCCGCAGCTCCAGCTCAACGACCGGGTGGTGGTGTCGAAGCTGGCCTACGACCTGCACTCCCCGCACCGGGGGGACATCATCGTGTTCCAGGCCCCGCCCAGCCAGCAGCCGGCACCGGCGCCCAACACCGAACCCGACGTCGTGCGGTGGCTCAGGGACGCCGGCGAGGCCATCGGTGTGGTCACCCCCTCGACGGAGGACTACATCAAGCGGGTCATCGGCCTGCCCGGTGACGTCGTCGAGGCCCGGGGCGGCCACGTGTACATAAACGGCCGCCGGCTGGCCGAGCCCTATCTGCCTAGGGGCGTGGTCACCGCCGACTTCGGTCCGGTGATCGTCCCCGCCGGCCGGCTCTGGGTGCTCGGGGACAACCGGGGTGACTCGTGCGACAGCCGGTGCTTCCCGGAGGGCGCCATACCGGAGTCCTCGGTGATCGGACGGGCGGTGTTCCGGGTCTGGCCGGCGGGACACGCCTCGTTCCTGTGAGCCCTACAGTGGCGCCACCGTGAGCGCCGAGGACCTCGAACGGTACGAGACCGAGATAGAGCTCCAGCTCTACCAGGAGTACCGGGCCGTGCTGCCGATGTTCCGGTACGTCGTCGAGACCGAGCGCCGCTTCTACCTCGCCAACGACGTCAAGATGGAGCCCCGTAACGAAGAGGGGCGTACGTATTTCGAGATCCGGTTGTCCGACGCCTGGGTCTGGGACATGTACCGCCCCGCCCGCTTCGTGTCCAACGTGCGGGTGGTCACGTTCAAGGACGTGAACGTCGAGGAGATCCCCGAGAAGGAGATCTGACGTGGCCGACGCCACGGCCCGGCGCCCCGCTCCCGACGCCGCGGCCCGGCGGGCGCTGGGCCTGGCCGGCGAGCAGGCCGCGGCCGACTGGTACCAGGAGCACGGCTACGAGCCGGTCGTCAGGAACTGGCGGTGCCGCGACGGTGAGATCGACCTCATCGTGCGCCGGGGCCGGGAGTTCGTCTTCTGTGAGGTGAAGGCCCGCACGACCGACGCCTTCGGCGCCCCGGTCGAGGCGGTCGGCCGGGCCAAGCAGGTACGGCTGCGCCGCCTGGCCGCCCGTTGGATCGAGGAGGCGGCCCCGGTCCGCCCCACCGGCGTCCGCTTCGACGTGGTCTCGGTGCTCGGCGGTGTCGTGGAGGTCATCGAAGGGGCCTTCTGAGCAGGCCCGATGCCCGGCGGGCCGGCCCCCCCCCGTCCTCCCGAAAATGCTTTTCTCGTGTCGTATGTGAACTTTCATATACGGCCAGTGTTTTCCCACGTATCGCGGTCGCACCCTTCCGCTCCGGCGGCACGATCCCACTGACCGCACCGATGAGGGCACGTGATGTGGCCGTTTCGCCCCGGGGACCCGTGCGTATTCGAACTTTCAGATACGGCCGGGCAATTCGCGTTCGCGGGGGGCGGGGGGACCCGTCGGCGCCCGCCGACCGAACTGATACACCCCCTCTCTAGTCTCACCTCCAACGCTCGAGCGGCCGGCGGACGGCCCTCCCGTGACATCCGAGGACGAGTGCGGGTGCGGAGCACCCGCCGGATGCGAGAGGAGGTGCGCCGTGCTGGCGAAGATCCGATCGGCGACCCTGCAGGGAATAGAGGGGTGCCCGGTCAGCGTGGAGGTCCACGTCTCGACCGGCCTGCCCGGCTTCACCGTGGTGGGCCTGCCGGACGAGGCGTGCCGGGAGGCGCGGGACCGGGTCCGGGCCGCGCTCATGTCGAGCGGGTTCGAGTGGATCCTGCGGCGGATAACCGTCAACCTCGCCCCGTCGGGCATACGCAAGGCCGGCGCCGGTCTCGACCTGCCCATAGCCATCGGTCTCCTGGTGGCCACCGGGTCCATCGAGGCCGAGGCCCTCCGGGGTTGTGCGGTCATCGGGGAGCTCGGCCTGGACGGCTCGGTCCGGCCGGTGCCGGGGGTGCTCTCGCTCGTCCTCTCGGTCGGCACCCGGGCGGTGGTGGTCCCGTCGGAGTCGGCGGCGGAGGCGGCCCTGGCCCGGCGGGCGGTGGTGCGGCCCGTCGAGTCCCTGCGGGAGCTGGCCGACGCGCTGGGCGGACGGGCGAGGTGGCGACCGG harbors:
- a CDS encoding DUF2469 domain-containing protein; this translates as MSAEDLERYETEIELQLYQEYRAVLPMFRYVVETERRFYLANDVKMEPRNEEGRTYFEIRLSDAWVWDMYRPARFVSNVRVVTFKDVNVEEIPEKEI
- the lepB gene encoding signal peptidase I encodes the protein MAREIPLLVAVAVAVAVLVKTFVAQAFYIPSGSMLPQLQLNDRVVVSKLAYDLHSPHRGDIIVFQAPPSQQPAPAPNTEPDVVRWLRDAGEAIGVVTPSTEDYIKRVIGLPGDVVEARGGHVYINGRRLAEPYLPRGVVTADFGPVIVPAGRLWVLGDNRGDSCDSRCFPEGAIPESSVIGRAVFRVWPAGHASFL
- a CDS encoding YraN family protein, whose product is MADATARRPAPDAAARRALGLAGEQAAADWYQEHGYEPVVRNWRCRDGEIDLIVRRGREFVFCEVKARTTDAFGAPVEAVGRAKQVRLRRLAARWIEEAAPVRPTGVRFDVVSVLGGVVEVIEGAF